DNA from Evansella sp. LMS18:
GACTGGACTCTCATGCTGGAGGATATTGCCGAAGAGATTTCCATTGTCCATCGCAGGGATAAATTCCGGGCACACGAGCATAGCGTTGAGCAGTTATTGAACTCTGAGAAAATAAATATTAAAACACCTTATATTATAAGCAAGCTTCATGGGAATGGCGAAAAAGTAACCGCTATTGAAATCAAGCACAAAGATAAGGAAGAAACGGAGACAATTGAGCTTGACACTCTAATTGTTAACTTCGGTTTCGTATCCAACCTGGGCCCAATTAAGCAGTGGGGTCTTGAAATAGAGAAAAACTCTATCGTGGTTAACTCACGAATGGAAACAAACATTAAAGGGATATATGCTGCCGGAGACGTGGCGACCTATCCTGGCAAAGTTAAATTGATCGCATGCGGTTTCGGTGAAGCGCCTGTTGCCGTCAACAATGCGAAAGCCTACTATGACCCTAATGCAAAACTTCATCCAGGACACAGCACAAGCATGTTTTAATGAACATGATAAAAGGCTAGCTGCACTTGTACATGCAGCTAGCCTTTTGTTATTCCATCAGCATCAGCGCGAAAAAATAAAGAAAACTTGGCAAGCCAAGCCTTAAAAGAGGCGAAGGATTGGTTAGTTGAACTTATACTATAATCCTAAAAATTTTATCAGCTCGGAACGGCTACGTTGCTAAAATTTTATACTTTCTTATAGTACAAAAAAACCAGTTACGGGAAACGTAACTGGGCATTTTTATTAACAGTCTTCCGGTGTCCCTGCATTCGTTGCTGTTCTGAATGATGAACCGCATCCGCAGGAAGCAATGGCGTTAGGGTTATCAATGGTAAACCCGCCGCCCATCATGTTTTCTTTATAATCAATAACCAAGTCTTTTATGATCGGGGCACTTTCTTTATCTACAACTACGCTGATACCATGCTTTTCAAACAGGGTATCTTCTTCAGAAGCTTCACTTTCAAAGCCCATACCGTATGAAAGCCCGGAGCATCCTCCTCCTTTAACGCCAACACGGAGCATTAAAGAGTCATCGCCTTCCGCTTCCATCATTTTTTTCACCTGGGCCGCTGCTGCTTCACTAATATTAATCATTTTTTTCACCTCATCTTTTCCTCTGAAGTTAAGTTTAGTATACATTCTCAAACTGCTTTCATCAAGGTAACAGCTCCCCGTTCTTTTAAAAACCAAGGTATTTTTTCCCTGAATTTGTATTTATTAATGTTAATCATCTCATTAATTATTTGTCAATAAATCGCCAAAGATGATAAGATAGATTGAGAGTTTCGAAAAACGAAAAACTTTTTTGATTCCATACTTACTAATTGCCGCAGCAGGTAAAGCTTTATTCCTGTTATCGCAAAGGATATATTATTGTACTTTTAACTCAATATTTTTTTGACAGGGGGAGCATGATGAGCACAATAGTGTTAGACCAGAGTCTTGAGGACATTAAACAAAAAGTCATTGCTGGAGAACGTCTCACTATAGAAGACGGTCTTAAGCTGTATGAAACACCTGACTTGCTGACAGTCGCACAACTGGCAAACCAGGTTAATGAGAAGAAAAACGGAAATAATGTTTACTTCATAGAAAATATGTACATTAATCCGACTAACGTTTGTGAAGCAAGCTGTGCATTTTGCGGGTTCAAACGTAAGCCAGGCGAAGAAGGCGCCTACACAATGGATGAAGAGGCTTTACTTAAATATGTAGCCGAGCGCTGGAACGATAATATCCGTGAGTTCCATATTGTTGGCGGACATAACAATGAAGTGCCTTTTGATTACTATCTGGATACAGTTCGCACATTAAAAAAGCATTACCCACAGTGCACTGTAAAAGCATATACTGGGGCTGAAATTGAATTCTTTTCCCGTATTTCCGGCCTCTCTATGAGAGAAGTTCTTGAAGAACTGATTAAAGCAGGATTAGATACTATTCCTGGCGGCGGAGCGGAAATTCTTACGGAGAGATATCGTGCAAAAATGAGCCCTGAAAAAGCTTCAACAGATCAGTGGCTTGAAGCTCACGAAATTGCACATGAGCTTGGGTTGAAAACTCATGCTACAATGCTTTATGGTTCTATCGAAACGAAAGAAGAGCGATTGATTCATATGGACCGCCTGCGCCAGCTGCAGGACCGCACTAACGGGTTTATGGTATTTATCCCGCTGGCTATGCAGCCTAAGAGTGTAAATGCTGGTCTTAAACGCCGTACATCTGCATATGATGATATGCGCACAGTTGCTATCAGCCGTCTCATGCTTGATAACTTCGACCACATTAAAGCTTACTGGATTAATATCGGGCCTCAGTTAACACAAATGGCCCTGACTTTCGGAAGCTCTGATATTCACGGAACTTTAATTGAAGAAAGAATTTCCCACTCTGCCGGAGCCCTTACTTCTCAAGGATTAACGAGAAGCGAACTGACACACCTGATTAAAGGTGCTGGAAAAGTTCCTGTAGAGCGTGATACTTTCTACAACATTGTAAAAACATATTAATTTGATTGAAAACCGGGCAGTGGCGCCCGGTTTTTTTGTGTCTGTTCGTTTTAAATTTGGGAGGGGATTTCGCTTCGGTAATTGGACTCTCGTTTTCGAGAATAGGATGACGCTTCGAGAATTGGACTCTTGATTTCGAGAATGGAACCTGCTATTTCGAGAATAGACCCGCTGTTTTCGAGAATAAGATGACGCTTCGAGAATTGGACCCTTGATTTCGAGAATGGCACCTGCCATTTCGAGAATAGAACCGCCGTTTTCGAGAATAGGATGCCCCTTTCATAAATGAACCCCCGTTTCCACTTATTAAATCAAACTTATCTAAAACAAAAACTGGACATTTGCCAAGGATTCCTCCCCGGTCAATGTCCAGTTTCCCCTAACTTAAACTTTCCTTCTTCTATCCAGCGGATAATAAGTCCCTTCGCATATCGTCTCGCAAGGTCCCTTCATCCATACATGGCCGTTCTCATCCCATGTGATAAAAAGGTCACCACCAGCTAAATGAACAGTCACTTCTTTGCCTTTTTCAGCATAACCGTTCAATACTGCAGCAACAACCGCTGCACAGGCACCTGTACCGCATGCCTGAGTTACACCTGACCCTCTTTCCCACACGCGAAAATGCATTTCATCCGGGGAGATGATCTCCACGAATTCCACATTTACTCCCTCAGGAAACCGTTCATGTTTTTCAATCAACGGACCAAGAGTAGTTAACGGGGCAGCTTCGATGTTACCAACAAAGAACACTGCATGAGGATTGCCCATAGACAGGGCGGTCATTTCGTACTCAGCATCAGCAGCTTCGATTTTTTCTCCAACAACCGGGGTCCCGATAGTTCCTGTTAACGGGATTTGTACAGGAGACAGGTAAGGCTTACCCATATCCACTGTTACTAACTCCACTGTTTCTGTTCCGTCAAATAAATGTACCTCAGCTTCCACCACGCCGCCAAGAGTTTCAATTTTCATTTTAACGTTGTCAACCAGCTTATTCTCATAAGCATATTTAGCAACACATCTAAGGCCATTGCCGCAGTTTTTCGCTTCCGAGCCATCCTTATTGAACACTCTCATTTTCAGGTCAGCTGTTTCTGAAGGACCGATCAGGATCATTCCGTCAGATCCGATGCCTGTATAAATATTTGATACCTCAATAGCAAGTGCTCCGAGTTCTTCCTCGGCAAGCTGTTCGGTAAATTGATTTACGAATATATACTGGTTACCAAGCCCGTGCATTTTTGTGAATTTCATGATCTACATCCTTCCGGTCATCTAATCAGCGCAGTCTTTCATTCGTCCAGAAATAATCCTCATCTGCTT
Protein-coding regions in this window:
- a CDS encoding iron-sulfur cluster assembly accessory protein, with product MINISEAAAAQVKKMMEAEGDDSLMLRVGVKGGGCSGLSYGMGFESEASEEDTLFEKHGISVVVDKESAPIIKDLVIDYKENMMGGGFTIDNPNAIASCGCGSSFRTATNAGTPEDC
- the mqnE gene encoding aminofutalosine synthase MqnE, whose amino-acid sequence is MSTIVLDQSLEDIKQKVIAGERLTIEDGLKLYETPDLLTVAQLANQVNEKKNGNNVYFIENMYINPTNVCEASCAFCGFKRKPGEEGAYTMDEEALLKYVAERWNDNIREFHIVGGHNNEVPFDYYLDTVRTLKKHYPQCTVKAYTGAEIEFFSRISGLSMREVLEELIKAGLDTIPGGGAEILTERYRAKMSPEKASTDQWLEAHEIAHELGLKTHATMLYGSIETKEERLIHMDRLRQLQDRTNGFMVFIPLAMQPKSVNAGLKRRTSAYDDMRTVAISRLMLDNFDHIKAYWINIGPQLTQMALTFGSSDIHGTLIEERISHSAGALTSQGLTRSELTHLIKGAGKVPVERDTFYNIVKTY
- the dapF gene encoding diaminopimelate epimerase, yielding MKFTKMHGLGNQYIFVNQFTEQLAEEELGALAIEVSNIYTGIGSDGMILIGPSETADLKMRVFNKDGSEAKNCGNGLRCVAKYAYENKLVDNVKMKIETLGGVVEAEVHLFDGTETVELVTVDMGKPYLSPVQIPLTGTIGTPVVGEKIEAADAEYEMTALSMGNPHAVFFVGNIEAAPLTTLGPLIEKHERFPEGVNVEFVEIISPDEMHFRVWERGSGVTQACGTGACAAVVAAVLNGYAEKGKEVTVHLAGGDLFITWDENGHVWMKGPCETICEGTYYPLDRRRKV